Proteins encoded by one window of Candidatus Obscuribacterales bacterium:
- a CDS encoding saccharopine dehydrogenase NADP-binding domain-containing protein has product MTWMLYGANGYTGKLIARLAKEKGLKPILAGRNSVQVEQLGKELDMPWRAFSLLSSDEIASNLQGVDLVLHCAGPFSATFRPMFNACLKAKVHYLDVTGEIGVFEELFSRNSDCVDAGITAICGVGFDVVPTDCLAAMVKERLPETTQLRLGIAGVGAGISRGTAKTMFEGTAHGGCIRQDGKLVKVPLAYKTTKFHFNHKNTISVTMPWGDLATAYRSTGIPNIEVYFATTTNAIMFMRLAELFRPLLASPPVQIIGKQIISKYITGPTDEGRSAAKCVIVADGKFGDMQCTLRMRCPEGYTLTSHSALTCVERLLAGGIATGALTPSMAFGADVVNAIPGIEIETLN; this is encoded by the coding sequence ATGACGTGGATGTTATACGGTGCCAACGGCTACACAGGTAAATTAATTGCTCGACTTGCCAAGGAAAAGGGACTCAAGCCTATTTTGGCCGGTCGCAATTCAGTACAAGTTGAACAGTTAGGCAAAGAGCTTGATATGCCTTGGCGGGCATTTTCGCTTTTATCCAGCGATGAGATTGCGTCCAATCTGCAAGGTGTAGATTTAGTGTTGCATTGTGCAGGACCTTTTTCGGCAACATTTCGGCCAATGTTCAATGCTTGCCTCAAAGCTAAAGTGCACTATTTGGATGTCACCGGTGAAATTGGTGTATTTGAGGAACTCTTCTCTCGCAATTCCGATTGCGTAGATGCCGGTATCACGGCAATTTGCGGAGTGGGATTTGATGTGGTTCCTACAGATTGCTTGGCGGCAATGGTAAAAGAACGCCTGCCTGAGACAACTCAGTTGCGTCTAGGTATCGCAGGTGTTGGAGCAGGTATAAGCCGCGGTACCGCCAAAACAATGTTTGAAGGCACCGCCCATGGTGGCTGTATCAGACAGGACGGCAAGCTTGTTAAGGTACCGCTTGCCTATAAGACAACAAAGTTCCACTTCAATCACAAAAACACAATTTCAGTAACTATGCCGTGGGGAGATTTGGCGACGGCTTATAGATCTACCGGCATTCCCAACATTGAAGTTTATTTTGCCACCACAACCAACGCAATTATGTTTATGCGTTTGGCAGAGTTATTCAGACCGCTTCTTGCCAGTCCGCCGGTGCAGATAATCGGCAAGCAAATAATTTCGAAATACATAACCGGTCCGACCGATGAAGGACGCTCCGCGGCCAAATGCGTAATCGTCGCAGATGGAAAATTTGGAGACATGCAATGCACATTGCGCATGCGTTGTCCTGAAGGCTATACACTGACCAGCCATTCGGCACTTACTTGCGTGGAAAGACTCCTTGCCGGCGGCATTGCCACAGGTGCACTAACACCGTCGATGGCCTTCGGCGCGGATGTAGTCAACGCAATACCAGGAATTGAAATAGAAACACTCAACTGA
- a CDS encoding fumarylacetoacetate hydrolase family protein has product MLFERNPRTVKFLNVEIPEPRILLDCLGFEKHVVQIRAKRGIQIWPGWYEHAAYYVVDLPPEKVYGPGEEVVIPSSIMAPDYEFEIACVATKTALLTSFDEAMDFFKNHCYLTILNDWSARDVQKKDMEGLGPTHSKGILGNSFGPRLVPVSDFKLDEKGVMDMEMILKINGQERMRSNYNTLYYNDPKTNAREAWSFPRFMAWLGAHNITIHGGYIIGSGTVGNGCIAEFMAKTDPKTGEVIEPAKYPWLKSGDVVTMEVEGIGTLENKVKIAEYAKVK; this is encoded by the coding sequence ATGTTGTTTGAGCGCAATCCGCGTACAGTTAAATTCCTCAATGTTGAAATTCCCGAACCGAGAATTTTGCTTGATTGTTTGGGCTTTGAAAAGCACGTTGTTCAAATCCGTGCAAAACGCGGCATACAAATTTGGCCAGGTTGGTACGAGCACGCAGCTTATTATGTAGTTGATCTGCCGCCGGAAAAAGTTTATGGACCTGGCGAAGAAGTGGTTATTCCTTCGAGCATTATGGCTCCTGATTACGAATTTGAAATTGCCTGCGTAGCAACAAAGACAGCATTGCTTACAAGCTTTGATGAAGCAATGGATTTCTTCAAGAATCATTGTTATTTGACCATCCTCAACGATTGGTCCGCGCGTGATGTTCAGAAGAAAGACATGGAAGGTCTTGGACCAACACACAGTAAAGGCATTTTAGGCAATAGCTTTGGACCGCGTCTTGTGCCTGTATCCGATTTCAAACTCGACGAAAAAGGCGTAATGGATATGGAGATGATCCTGAAGATTAACGGTCAGGAGCGCATGCGCAGCAACTACAACACTCTTTATTACAACGATCCGAAAACCAATGCACGTGAAGCGTGGAGTTTCCCGCGCTTTATGGCTTGGCTCGGCGCACACAACATCACCATTCACGGTGGTTACATCATTGGCTCCGGCACAGTTGGCAATGGCTGTATTGCTGAATTTATGGCCAAGACTGATCCGAAAACCGGAGAAGTTATTGAGCCGGCTAAATACCCCTGGCTGAAATCGGGCGATGTCGTTACGATGGAAGTGGAAGGTATTGGTACCCTGGAAAACAAGGTAAAGATAGCTGAGTACGCCAAGGTGAAGTAA